The DNA window TATTGATCTTCATCTACTGTTTCTGGATGAATAAGGCCTTTACCGATGACATTTGGCGATACAGGCTTCTTTCCTATTTCTCGCGCCCAAACCGATAATTGTCCCATATGATGGATTTGATGAGCAATCACATGACGCATAACTTCACCCCAAGCATCCATAGCAACGCTTCCATCTGGTTGGGGATCATAGAAAGGGCGCTTCTCCATGCTGTCGTCCCATGCTTCAACAAATCCCTCTATATCTGTCCGATACTTTTCATCTAATTGTCTAATCTTGTCTAAGTTCTTATAGTCTTCAAAGTTCTCCGGAGTGTCTGGCTTCCCTTCCAACATGCGAATCCAACTCCATTCAACATCAATAATATGAAATAGAGTTTGTAATATACTACCAACACCACCTGTTCGTTCCCGAAGTAGCTCATCATTTGTTATCTCTTCACACCATTGATACCATTGTTCTCTTACTACCCAGTTATAATGAAAAAAAGTTAGCATGATGATATTACCTCCGTTGATTACTTCAATCTATCATTTTCTATTCGTACATTTATTAATCAATGTTCCATGTTTGCGCAATTTGGATCAAATCATCCTTGGCTAGCTGTTCATGATCTCCAATTACTTCTCCTTCTAGATAATAAGTCCTCATCAAGTCTGGCTGATTGGGAATAGATCTCTGAACATAAATCCAATATATAATTTGATCTGGTACTGGATTAACAGCAGGTCCGCCGTGTGAAAATCTGATCATGGTTGCCTCGCCTACAGGAAGTTTGATCGTTTCTGTATTTGTGATTTCAGAATGATTAGGAATACTTACATAATCCCCCGGACCGTCTAATTGTCCTACTCTTAACTTAAGATGGTTCCATTCAATCTGTTCAGGCTGTTCAGTTAAGGTGAGGACGATGCTGTTGGGAGTACCCTTTCCATTTGTTCTATTGAAATAAACTATAGAAGTGAAAATTAAAACCAGTACCGCTATGATAAATAATGATGTATAAATCTTTTTTGTCATGACTGTACCTAACCTTATTTTTTTATTTTCAATGATCAACCTTATTTCTCATAAATATAGAGTCTTCCGTTATCCGGCTTAATGAAACCTTTTCCTCGATATCCTCTTTTGAATAACTCTTGAATTAGTGACTTCATAATCCCTCCATGGCTGACCACTAAGACATTGGAATCCATATAATTATCTTCAATCCAATTAATGATTTGCTTTGCCCTTAAAGTAGTATCCGTTCGCCCTTCCTCCTGCGACTTGTGAGAGAAAAACCAGGCCATTCTACTCAAAACTATCCAGATTTTATAGTGGAGTTTGATTTCTGATTGATTAATCGACCGCATCCCTATCTCTCTGAGTCGCTCAGTCTTTATGATAGGACCTTGCCCTTGATAAATGATTTCGGCTGTCTTGCTAGCCCTAAATAAATCACTTGCAATACATATCTCCCACTTGGGATCATGACCTATGTGTCCAACTGGACTCACATCAGAATTATTGTAATCTTCCACCCATTGATTGAATTGATCCGATGTCATCCAAGAATATTCAGGTTTATAGATGACTTTAAAATGTCTTACTAATCCGATTTTCATATCATAGAACTCCTAGCCTCTTAAAGATCTTTCTTCAGATAATAATGAGTATGCCTTCCCGCATTCTCAATCACTCCGAACACCTCAAACCCTTGCTTCTTATAGAAATCTAATGCCTGAAAACTGAGCGTATCCACTTTTACAAACTCACATTCTTTATCTCTAGCTATTGTTAAAGCCTCACTCATTAACTTCTTACCATACCCACAATTACGAAATTCGTCTTCAACAAATAAATAGTGTATTTCTAGCCAGTTCCAGCAAATCTCACCGATAATTCCACCTAACACTTGATCCTCTTCATCAACTAAGAATAAATTCACTTCTTGATATCTACCTTTTAAGTCATCAGGAAAGTGCATGAGGTTATATTCGATCATCTTATTTCTTACAT is part of the Paenibacillus segetis genome and encodes:
- a CDS encoding DinB family protein, which gives rise to MLTFFHYNWVVREQWYQWCEEITNDELLRERTGGVGSILQTLFHIIDVEWSWIRMLEGKPDTPENFEDYKNLDKIRQLDEKYRTDIEGFVEAWDDSMEKRPFYDPQPDGSVAMDAWGEVMRHVIAHQIHHMGQLSVWAREIGKKPVSPNVIGKGLIHPETVDEDQ
- a CDS encoding histidine phosphatase family protein, yielding MKIGLVRHFKVIYKPEYSWMTSDQFNQWVEDYNNSDVSPVGHIGHDPKWEICIASDLFRASKTAEIIYQGQGPIIKTERLREIGMRSINQSEIKLHYKIWIVLSRMAWFFSHKSQEEGRTDTTLRAKQIINWIEDNYMDSNVLVVSHGGIMKSLIQELFKRGYRGKGFIKPDNGRLYIYEK
- a CDS encoding GNAT family N-acetyltransferase encodes the protein MELLITNHASNKHKDYVRNKMIEYNLMHFPDDLKGRYQEVNLFLVDEEDQVLGGIIGEICWNWLEIHYLFVEDEFRNCGYGKKLMSEALTIARDKECEFVKVDTLSFQALDFYKKQGFEVFGVIENAGRHTHYYLKKDL